A single region of the Montipora capricornis isolate CH-2021 chromosome 13, ASM3666992v2, whole genome shotgun sequence genome encodes:
- the LOC138029654 gene encoding uncharacterized protein, with product MAEYRFRQPKSVEDEERCVLNAIPKSTRYKNKWAARIFEEWGKARFPKVATLEPGGLFKEYDLHKVQSLEIPLLQMDALSVNYWLTKFVQEVAKPSKERYPPKTIYQIVCGLRRFMEENNEKLDFNPLDASDKRFSIFRRVLDAEMKEGTRLGIALANKKEEKQPVNEEDEMKFWTMGLLGKNSAKSVKCCIFL from the exons ATGGCAGAATACCGATTTCGACAACCGAAATCCGTTGAGGATGAGGAAAGGTGTGTCTTAAATGCTATTCCAAAGTCGACgcgatacaaaaacaaatgggcGGCTCGTATTTTTGAAGAGTGGGGAAAAGCCCGATTTCCGAAAGTAGCAACGCTGGAACCAGGTGGTCTTTTTAAAGAATATGATCTGCACAAAGTTCAGTCGTTGGAAATTCCTTTACTTCAAATGGATGCTTTAAGCGTTAATTATTGGCTGACGAAGTTTGTGCAAGAAGTTGCGAAACCTTCAAAGGAAAGATATCCACCCAAAACGATATACCAGATTGTTTGTGGATTACGTCGCTTTATGGAGgagaacaatgaaaagttgGATTTTAATCCTCTCGATGCTTCGGATAAAAG GTTTTCTATCTTTCGCCGCGTTCTTGATGCAGAAATGAAAGAGGGCACAAGATTAGGGATTGCATTAGcgaacaagaaagaagaaaagcagCCTGTGAATGAAGAAGACGAAATGAAATTTTGGACAATGGGATTATTAGGAAAGAATTCAGCTAAGTCTGTTAAATGTTGTATATTTTTATAA